A single Sciurus carolinensis chromosome 15, mSciCar1.2, whole genome shotgun sequence DNA region contains:
- the C15H18orf54 gene encoding lung adenoma susceptibility protein 2 isoform X2, with protein MAKSNTKHRVCSQESSVSSLLANCSLSGGNSSNTDGPFHYKDKLYSSASQALQAYIDDFDLSQVYPGTSTGKISSDGSSANMCQFSKYIYKPNNAFENLDHKKHSNSLPLSYRREIVNDIDSVSLTTDDLLRLPADGSFSFTDVGPVKISKKNKKCTGRLGSSAIKKHLNFQDSCTAVGKDSLVTRVVDTNINGKQCGKLKSPKLMNRTNKCIFESSLSFPKKSSLNDSSQHSHEKNYPRWLTSQKSDLNVSGITSLPDFKYPVWLHNEDLLPDASSQKVYKVFKEDHSSPRHSYQAQRTSRLMNKLDCFEYSFEPSNYSHYFSDDKGLVNEYRCDSEHNQCHCENPLLPGQSKKPFSGDKIELLILKAKRNLDQCTEELPKSVEKDDSPCSLDKLEAERSWENIPVAFKSPVPVNSDDKPQQASSEKYAKKVLEDFLNNDSQIILKES; from the exons ATGGCAAAATCAAACACAAAGCACAGAGTTTGTTCTCAGGAATCTTCAGTTTCTTCCCTTCTGGCAAACTGCAGCCTGAGTGGTGGTAATTCTTCCAACACTGATGGCCCTTTTCACTATAAGGATAAGCTGTACAGTTCTGCTTCCCAGGCTCTACAGGCCTACATTGATGATTTTGACTTAAGCCAAGTATATCCTGGTACAAGCACTGGAAAAATTAGCAGTGATGGGAGTTCTGCTAATATGTGTCAATTCTCCAAATATATTTACAAACCAAACAATg cttttgAAAATCTTGATCACAAAAAGCACTCAAACTCCTTACCCTTATCATATAGAAGAGAGATTGTTAATGACATAGATTCTGTTAGCCTAACAACTGATGATCTGTTAAGACTTCCAGCAGatggatcattttctttcactgATGTTGGACCAGtgaaaataagcaagaaaaacaagaaatgtaCTGGAAGACTGGGTTCCTCGGCCATTAAAAAGCATCTGAATTTTCAAGATTCCTGCACTGCAGTGGGCAAGGATAGCTTAGTTACACGTGTTGTAGACACAAATATAAATGGAAAGCAATGTGGTAAACTAAAAAGCCCAAAACTTATGAATAGGaccaataaatgtatttttgaatcaTCTTTATCTTTCCCCAAGAAATCATCATTAAACGACAGTTCACAACACAGTCATGAAAagaattatccaagatggctcACTAGCCAGAAATCTGACCTCAATGTTTCAGGGATAACTAGTTTACCTGATTTCAAATACCCAGTCTGGCTCCACAATGAAGACTTGCTACCTGATGCAAGTAGTCAAAAGGtttataaagtatttaaagaaGATCATTCTTCCCCTAGACATAGTTATCAGGCACAAAGAACTTCTCGGCTTATGAATAAATTagattgttttgaatattcttttgagCCCTCAAATTATTCACATTACTTCAGTGATGATAAAGGATTAGTTAATGAATACAGATGTGATTCTGAACATAACCAATGTCATTGTGAGAATCCACTTCTCCCAGGACAATCCAAAAAGCCATTCAGtg gtgaCAAAATTGAACTGCTTATCCTGAAGGCCAAGAGAAATCTAGATCAGTGTACTGAAGAATTACCGAAGTCTGTGGAGAAGGATGACAGTCCTTGCTCATTAGATAAACTTGAAGCAGAAAGATCATGGGAAAATATTCCTGTTGCTTT CAAATCTCCTGTTCCTGTTAATTCTGATGATAAGCCTCAACAAGCTTCAAGTGAGAAATATGCTAAAAAggttcttgaagattttttaaataatgatagtCAG